Proteins encoded within one genomic window of Alteribacter populi:
- the uvrC gene encoding excinuclease ABC subunit UvrC — MENLKEKISLVPTQPGCYLMKNKHGTIIYIGKAKVLRNRVRSYFSGSHDKKTQLLVSEIRDFEYIVTTSNIEALLLEQNLIKKYEPRYNVLLKDDKSYPYLKVTNEEHPRLITTRKVKKDGGKYFGPYPNASAANETKKLLDRLYPLRKCRTLPDRVCLYYHIGQCLAPCEFEVTEETNKELVTQISRFLNGGHKEIKADIMKKMHEASEELNFERAKEMRDQVQHIEAVMEKQKMTLTDMTDRDVFGIAFDKGWMCIQVFFIRQGKLIERDVSMFPMYQDVADDFYTFIGQFYADQQHKKPKEIFLPEEIDEHLVAEFIGVKTFKPKKGQKKELVKLATKNALIALKEKFDLIERDERKTIIAVEELGKALQIETPHRIEAFDNSNIQGVDPVSAMVSFLDGKPDKRNYRKYKIKDVQGPDDYESMREVVRRRYVRLLKEEQSLPDLVVIDGGKGQISAAQSVLEDELGLVIPVCGLVKDEKHRTSQLMIGDPPRVVPLKRTSEEFYLLQRIQDEVHRFAITFHRNVRKKTMFTSLLDGIDGIGEKRKKMLLKHFGSLKRLKEATFNEIREAGIPASVAQELKRKLDSDKEKQ, encoded by the coding sequence ATGGAAAACTTAAAAGAAAAAATCTCCCTCGTTCCAACCCAACCTGGATGTTATTTGATGAAAAATAAACATGGAACGATTATTTACATCGGTAAAGCAAAGGTTCTCCGCAACCGTGTTCGATCTTACTTTTCCGGATCTCATGATAAAAAGACACAGCTTTTAGTCAGTGAAATACGTGACTTTGAATATATTGTTACAACTTCTAATATTGAAGCCCTGTTACTCGAGCAGAATTTAATTAAAAAATATGAACCTAGATATAATGTACTTCTTAAAGATGATAAAAGTTACCCATACTTGAAGGTTACTAATGAGGAGCACCCGAGGTTAATTACAACACGAAAAGTAAAAAAAGACGGAGGTAAATATTTTGGTCCTTATCCAAACGCTTCAGCGGCTAACGAGACGAAAAAGCTCCTTGATCGTCTTTATCCACTCCGAAAATGCCGCACACTTCCGGATCGCGTTTGTTTGTATTACCACATTGGACAATGTCTTGCTCCGTGTGAGTTTGAAGTAACCGAAGAAACGAATAAAGAACTGGTTACACAAATCAGCCGTTTCCTTAATGGGGGACATAAGGAAATCAAAGCGGATATTATGAAAAAAATGCATGAAGCGTCTGAAGAGCTGAATTTTGAACGAGCAAAAGAGATGCGCGACCAAGTCCAGCATATTGAAGCCGTCATGGAAAAACAAAAAATGACGCTTACTGATATGACTGATCGGGACGTATTTGGGATTGCTTTTGATAAAGGGTGGATGTGTATCCAAGTATTCTTTATTCGTCAAGGGAAATTGATTGAGCGAGATGTCTCCATGTTTCCGATGTACCAAGATGTGGCGGATGATTTTTACACGTTTATTGGTCAGTTTTATGCGGACCAGCAGCATAAAAAACCGAAAGAGATTTTCCTTCCTGAAGAAATCGATGAACATCTTGTTGCTGAATTCATTGGCGTGAAGACATTTAAACCGAAAAAAGGACAGAAAAAAGAACTTGTCAAACTGGCAACGAAAAATGCGTTGATTGCCTTGAAAGAAAAATTCGATCTTATTGAGCGTGATGAACGAAAAACGATTATCGCCGTTGAAGAGTTAGGAAAAGCATTACAGATTGAGACACCGCATCGTATTGAGGCCTTCGATAACTCAAATATTCAAGGTGTGGACCCAGTTTCAGCTATGGTGTCATTTCTGGATGGCAAACCGGATAAGCGAAATTATCGGAAATATAAAATCAAAGATGTCCAAGGACCAGACGATTATGAGTCTATGCGGGAAGTAGTACGAAGGCGTTATGTTCGTTTGTTAAAAGAAGAGCAGTCTCTCCCTGACTTAGTTGTAATTGATGGAGGAAAGGGACAAATTTCAGCGGCTCAAAGTGTATTAGAAGATGAGCTTGGACTGGTAATCCCGGTTTGCGGTCTAGTGAAAGACGAGAAACACCGTACTTCCCAACTGATGATTGGTGATCCACCTCGAGTTGTTCCTCTAAAAAGAACGAGCGAGGAGTTTTATTTATTACAGCGTATACAAGATGAAGTTCACAGATTTGCGATCACGTTTCACCGGAACGTTAGAAAAAAGACGATGTTCACTTCGCTTTTGGATGGTATTGACGGAATAGGTGAAAAGAGAAAAAAAATGCTATTGAAACATTTTGGGTCGTTAAAAAGGTTAAAAGAAGCCACGTTTAACGAGATACGAGAGGCTGGGATCCCTGCTTCAGTGGCACAGGAATTGAAGCGAAAGCTTGATTCAGATAAAGAAAAACAATAA
- the trxA gene encoding thioredoxin gives MAIKNVTDKNFAEETGQGLVLADFWAPWCGPCKMIAPVLEELDGEMSDKAQIVKLDVDENQETASKYGVMSIPTLLLFKDGEVVDQVVGFQPKEALVELLNKHA, from the coding sequence ATGGCTATTAAAAATGTAACAGACAAAAACTTCGCAGAAGAAACAGGCCAAGGTCTTGTATTAGCTGACTTTTGGGCACCATGGTGTGGACCATGTAAAATGATTGCTCCAGTACTTGAAGAATTAGACGGAGAAATGAGCGATAAAGCTCAAATCGTAAAGCTTGACGTTGACGAAAACCAAGAAACAGCAAGCAAATACGGTGTAATGAGTATCCCTACACTGCTTTTATTTAAAGATGGAGAGGTCGTTGATCAAGTCGTTGGCTTCCAACCAAAAGAAGCATTAGTAGAACTTTTAAATAAACATGCGTAA